In a single window of the Acidobacteriota bacterium genome:
- the eno gene encoding phosphopyruvate hydratase, with product MIIAAIHGREILDSRGNPTVEADVTLQDGAFGRAAVPSGASTGKREALELRDGDKRRYLGRGVLQAVRHVNGEMAGAAIGKDLDQRGLDQLLIALDGTPTKSRMGANALLGVSMAFAKACASSRRVPLYRHFRELAGLPDADPWLMPVPMMNILNGGAHADSNVDFQEFMVLPLGLPSFREALRAGAEVFHALRGILRGRTLSTGVGDEGGFAPSLATNVQAVELVLDAITKAGYEPGRDICIGIDVAASELWDDQAPRSTPWDPPTTREGAYLFRKSGDAPRSSSQMIDLYSDWVGKYPIVSIEDGLAEGDWNGWHAMTGRLGGRVQIVGDDVFVTNPEILEQGIALRIANSILIKLNQIGTVSETLDAIAMAHGAGFTTVISHRSGETEDSTIADLAVATGAGQIKTGSASRTDRIVKYNQLLRIEEELGSRARYAGRGAIAQLT from the coding sequence ATGATCATCGCTGCCATTCACGGCCGAGAGATTCTGGATTCGCGCGGAAATCCTACGGTGGAAGCTGACGTCACGCTCCAGGATGGCGCGTTCGGACGGGCGGCGGTGCCCTCCGGCGCGTCGACCGGCAAGCGCGAGGCCCTGGAGTTGCGGGACGGCGACAAGCGGCGCTACCTCGGCAGAGGGGTGCTGCAGGCCGTCCGGCACGTGAACGGGGAAATGGCGGGAGCGGCAATCGGGAAGGACCTGGATCAGCGCGGACTCGACCAGCTGTTGATCGCGCTTGATGGGACCCCGACCAAGAGCCGGATGGGCGCCAACGCCCTGCTGGGCGTCTCGATGGCGTTTGCGAAGGCCTGCGCCTCGAGCCGGCGAGTTCCGCTCTATCGGCACTTCCGGGAGTTGGCCGGCCTGCCGGACGCCGACCCGTGGCTGATGCCGGTGCCGATGATGAACATTCTGAACGGCGGGGCTCACGCCGATTCGAACGTGGACTTTCAGGAATTCATGGTCCTGCCGCTCGGCCTGCCAAGCTTCCGCGAGGCGCTGCGCGCCGGGGCCGAGGTCTTTCATGCGCTTCGCGGGATACTGAGGGGTCGAACGCTCTCGACCGGCGTCGGCGACGAGGGCGGCTTCGCACCCAGTCTCGCCACCAATGTGCAGGCGGTGGAACTGGTGCTCGACGCGATCACGAAGGCGGGCTACGAGCCGGGGCGCGACATCTGCATCGGTATTGACGTCGCGGCAAGCGAACTCTGGGACGATCAAGCCCCGCGCTCGACACCATGGGATCCGCCGACCACGCGTGAGGGCGCCTACCTGTTCAGGAAGTCTGGCGATGCGCCGCGGTCGTCCTCGCAGATGATCGACCTCTACAGTGACTGGGTCGGAAAGTACCCCATCGTGTCGATCGAGGACGGTCTTGCCGAGGGCGACTGGAACGGGTGGCATGCGATGACCGGCCGGCTCGGCGGGCGCGTGCAGATCGTGGGCGATGACGTGTTCGTGACCAACCCGGAGATTCTGGAACAGGGGATCGCGCTCCGCATCGCCAATTCGATTCTGATCAAGCTCAATCAGATCGGCACGGTCTCCGAAACGCTCGATGCGATCGCCATGGCCCACGGGGCCGGCTTCACGACGGTGATTTCGCATAGGTCTGGTGAGACCGAGGATTCGACGATTGCGGATCTGGCCGTGGCCACCGGCGCGGGCCAGATCAAGACGGGATCGGCGAGCCGCACGGATCGCATCGTGAAGTACAACCAGTTGCTGCGGATCGAGGAAGAGTTGGGATCGCGCGCGCGGTACGCCGGCCGTGGGGCCATTGCTCAGTTGACGTAG
- a CDS encoding methylmalonyl-CoA mutase family protein has translation MSCESPRIRPRVEGRALRRGAFGGSGVPVCHARSGCRTAPDRVAAASGPDRRRPAVPQSAPHQFRRRRVWTQAGERVIGYPGEFPFVRGIQPTMYRGRLWTMRQYAGFGTARQSNERYRYLLAQGVTGLSVAFDLPTQIGYDSDSPLALGEVGKVGVAIDSIEDMADLFDGIPLGTVSTSMTINATASTLLALYIAVARRQGVPASALAGTVQNDILKEYVARGTYIFPPRPSLRLVTDVFAFCEREMPNWNTISISGYHIREAGSTAVQEVAFTLANAIAYVQAAVGAGLDVNSVGQRVSFFFNAHNNFLEEIAKFRAARRLWASIMRDRFGATHPRAQALRFHTQTAGSTLTAQQPDNNIVRVAIQALAAVMGGTQSLHCNGRDEALALPTEESAATALRTQQVIACETGVANTVDPVGGSFVVEALTDQIERDAREIIETIDRLGGMLAAIDAGFVQRAIQDAAYQAQQAIDSGEAVVVGVNRFMTTDALTIETMQIDPTVERGQVDRLRQLRSSRSARDWQAARDAVSRAAASGDNLMPPLVAAVEAKVTVGEIADTLRQQFGEYQEGLV, from the coding sequence CTGTCATGCGAAAGCCCGCGAATCCGGCCTCGAGTTGAAGGTCGCGCTCTCCGCCGAGGTGCGTTCGGTGGATCCGGAGTGCCCGTCTGCCACGCCCGTTCTGGTTGTCGAACCGCACCCGATCGTGTCGCCGCCGCGTCCGGACCTGACCGCCGCCGACCGGCGGTTCCTCAAAGCGCTCCGCATCAGTTCAGGCGGCGCCGCGTCTGGACGCAGGCAGGAGAACGCGTGATCGGTTATCCCGGCGAGTTTCCCTTCGTGCGCGGCATTCAGCCGACGATGTACCGCGGCCGACTGTGGACGATGAGGCAGTACGCGGGGTTCGGCACGGCGCGGCAGTCGAACGAGCGCTACCGCTACCTGCTCGCCCAGGGCGTGACGGGGTTGAGCGTGGCTTTCGATCTCCCCACGCAGATCGGGTACGACTCGGACAGCCCGCTGGCCCTTGGCGAAGTCGGCAAGGTCGGCGTGGCCATCGACTCGATCGAGGACATGGCCGACCTGTTCGACGGCATCCCGCTGGGGACCGTGTCGACGTCGATGACGATCAACGCGACCGCCAGCACGCTGCTCGCACTCTACATCGCGGTCGCCAGGCGGCAGGGTGTGCCGGCGAGCGCGCTCGCGGGCACGGTGCAGAACGACATTCTCAAGGAGTACGTGGCGCGGGGCACGTACATCTTCCCGCCTCGCCCATCCCTGCGCCTGGTGACCGACGTGTTCGCGTTCTGCGAGCGCGAGATGCCCAACTGGAACACGATTTCGATCAGCGGATACCACATCAGGGAGGCCGGTTCGACAGCGGTCCAGGAAGTGGCGTTCACACTCGCGAACGCGATCGCGTACGTGCAGGCCGCGGTCGGGGCCGGACTCGACGTCAACAGCGTCGGCCAGCGCGTGTCGTTCTTCTTCAACGCCCACAACAATTTCCTGGAAGAAATCGCGAAGTTCCGCGCGGCGCGGCGGCTGTGGGCGTCCATCATGCGCGACCGCTTCGGCGCGACGCACCCTCGCGCCCAGGCCCTGCGCTTCCACACGCAGACGGCCGGCAGCACGCTCACCGCCCAGCAACCGGACAACAACATCGTGCGCGTGGCCATCCAGGCCCTGGCGGCGGTGATGGGCGGCACGCAATCGCTCCACTGCAACGGCCGGGACGAGGCGCTCGCGCTGCCGACCGAAGAATCGGCCGCCACCGCCCTCCGCACGCAGCAGGTCATTGCCTGCGAGACCGGCGTCGCCAACACGGTGGACCCGGTCGGAGGCTCGTTCGTCGTGGAAGCCCTGACCGATCAGATCGAACGCGACGCGCGGGAGATCATCGAGACGATCGACCGGCTCGGCGGGATGCTGGCCGCCATCGATGCCGGGTTCGTCCAGCGCGCCATCCAGGATGCGGCGTATCAGGCTCAACAGGCCATCGACAGCGGTGAGGCGGTCGTGGTGGGCGTCAACCGGTTCATGACGACGGATGCGTTGACCATCGAGACGATGCAAATCGATCCGACCGTCGAGCGCGGGCAGGTCGATCGGTTGCGTCAACTGCGGTCAAGCCGCAGTGCGCGCGATTGGCAAGCGGCGCGTGACGCGGTGTCGCGCGCGGCGGCGTCGGGCGACAATCTGATGCCGCCCCTGGTCGCAGCGGTTGAAGCGAAGGTAACCGTCGGTGAGATCGCCGACACGTTGCGGCAGCAGTTTGGCGAGTATCAGGAAGGTCTGGTCTAA
- a CDS encoding ABC transporter ATP-binding protein: MHPLLDVRGLTTQFVVTRGGATRTVRAVDGVSLQVPRGKTLGLVGESGCGKSVTALSIIRLVQPPGRITGGAIIFEGRDLTVLNEPEMQRVRGARIGFVFQEPMTALNPVFTIGDQIAESLVVHGLATRAAARVRAVELLEAVRIPEPAKRARDYPHQLSGGMRQRALIAAAIGCRPSLLIADEPTTALDVTIQAEILDLLRDMRERFGLALLLITHDLGVVAHLADRVAVMYAGRIVEEGPTAVVLARPAHPYTRGLLASLPGSAPGTRLKAIPGVVPDLAALPAGCAFSPRCGDREARCDQRPPEQTWLSPDHHTRCYLHVKAG; encoded by the coding sequence GTGCACCCGCTGCTCGACGTGCGCGGCCTGACGACACAGTTCGTCGTCACCCGTGGCGGCGCTACGCGGACGGTACGTGCCGTCGATGGCGTCAGTCTCCAGGTGCCGCGGGGAAAGACGCTCGGGCTGGTCGGCGAATCCGGATGCGGCAAGTCGGTCACCGCTCTCTCGATCATCCGCCTCGTCCAGCCGCCGGGCCGAATCACGGGCGGGGCCATCATCTTCGAGGGGCGGGATCTGACGGTGCTGAACGAACCAGAGATGCAGCGCGTGCGCGGCGCCCGGATCGGCTTTGTCTTTCAGGAACCGATGACGGCGCTCAATCCCGTCTTCACGATTGGCGATCAGATCGCCGAATCGCTCGTGGTGCACGGTCTGGCCACCAGGGCCGCCGCCCGCGTTCGCGCGGTGGAACTGCTTGAGGCCGTTCGCATCCCCGAGCCGGCCAAACGTGCTCGCGACTATCCCCATCAGTTGTCGGGCGGGATGCGCCAGCGAGCCCTGATTGCCGCCGCGATCGGTTGTCGCCCTTCCCTGCTCATCGCCGACGAGCCGACGACGGCGCTCGATGTGACCATCCAGGCCGAGATACTCGACCTGCTGCGCGACATGCGGGAACGGTTCGGCCTGGCGTTGCTCCTTATCACTCACGATCTGGGCGTAGTGGCGCACCTGGCCGATCGCGTGGCTGTCATGTACGCCGGCCGGATCGTGGAGGAAGGGCCAACGGCAGTGGTGCTCGCGCGGCCGGCCCATCCGTACACGCGCGGCCTGCTGGCGTCGCTGCCAGGGTCGGCCCCTGGCACCCGGCTCAAGGCGATTCCCGGCGTCGTGCCCGATCTGGCCGCGCTGCCAGCCGGATGCGCATTCTCTCCGCGATGCGGGGATCGCGAGGCCCGGTGCGACCAGCGTCCGCCCGAGCAGACGTGGCTCTCGCCTGATCATCACACCCGCTGCTACCTCCATGTGAAGGCTGGATGA
- a CDS encoding ATP-binding cassette domain-containing protein has protein sequence MMALVDVGGLVKQFSRRPTPFSRSSVVRAVDGVSFVVEEGETFGLVGESGSGKTTTGRCMLRLIEPTSGQFLFGNRNVFALKPAQMRALRREMQMVFQDPYASLNPRMRAGAIVEEGLVIHKIGTRQERRDRVRELFALVGLDQTQLERYPHEFSGGQRQRIGLARALALRPALLVADEPISALDVSIQAQIINLFMELQQALALTLIFIAHDLRLVRHLCTRVAVMYRGRIVEMGSTDDVFREPAHPYTRALLSAVPDPDPGAQRQRVVFDSVATNLDAPLRDVGAGHQAAI, from the coding sequence ATGATGGCACTGGTTGACGTCGGCGGACTCGTGAAGCAGTTCTCGCGGCGGCCGACGCCGTTCAGCCGGTCGTCTGTCGTGCGCGCGGTGGACGGCGTGAGTTTTGTCGTTGAGGAGGGCGAGACGTTCGGACTGGTCGGCGAATCAGGTAGCGGCAAGACCACGACGGGCCGATGCATGCTCCGCCTGATCGAGCCGACCTCGGGCCAGTTTCTGTTCGGGAACAGGAACGTCTTCGCGCTGAAGCCGGCACAGATGCGCGCGCTCCGTCGCGAGATGCAGATGGTCTTTCAAGACCCGTACGCCTCGCTCAATCCCCGGATGCGAGCCGGCGCGATCGTCGAAGAAGGCCTCGTCATCCACAAGATCGGAACCAGACAGGAGCGGCGGGATCGGGTACGCGAGCTGTTCGCGCTGGTCGGGCTCGACCAGACGCAACTCGAACGGTACCCTCACGAATTCAGCGGGGGGCAGCGACAACGCATCGGCCTGGCGCGCGCACTGGCGCTCCGGCCGGCGCTGCTCGTCGCCGACGAACCCATTTCAGCGCTCGACGTCTCGATCCAGGCGCAGATCATCAACCTGTTCATGGAGCTTCAGCAGGCCCTCGCGCTGACGTTGATCTTCATCGCCCACGATCTCCGGCTGGTGCGCCACCTGTGCACACGGGTCGCGGTGATGTATCGCGGCCGCATCGTGGAAATGGGATCGACCGACGATGTGTTCCGGGAGCCCGCACATCCGTACACGCGGGCGCTGCTCTCGGCGGTGCCCGATCCGGACCCTGGAGCACAGCGACAGCGGGTTGTGTTCGATTCTGTAGCGACCAATCTCGATGCGCCGCTCCGTGACGTCGGGGCGGGCCACCAGGCGGCCATCTGA
- a CDS encoding ABC transporter ATP-binding protein: MIETQDLWKTYVMGTEEIHALRGVDISIERGEYVAIMGPSGSGKSTLMNLIGCLDTPSKGSYLLNNKQVSQMNDDELARIRNEEIGFVFQTFNLLPRATALHNVELPLVYAGVPSRDRLVRAKAAMDRVELSDRMTHRPNQLSGGQRQRVAIARALVNNPSILLADEPTGNLDSKTGAEIMALFDKLSAAGNTIILVTHEADIAAHARRVVHIRDGRVETDASRAA; encoded by the coding sequence CTGATCGAAACACAGGATCTCTGGAAGACGTACGTGATGGGCACCGAGGAAATCCACGCCTTGCGCGGCGTGGATATCTCCATCGAGCGCGGAGAGTACGTCGCGATCATGGGACCGTCCGGTTCGGGCAAGTCGACGCTGATGAATCTGATCGGCTGTCTCGACACCCCGAGCAAGGGCAGCTACCTGCTGAACAACAAGCAGGTCAGCCAGATGAATGACGATGAGCTGGCCAGGATTCGCAATGAGGAGATTGGTTTCGTCTTCCAGACGTTCAACCTCCTTCCGCGAGCTACGGCCCTCCACAACGTCGAGTTGCCGCTCGTCTACGCCGGTGTGCCGTCCCGGGATCGCCTGGTTCGTGCCAAGGCGGCGATGGACAGGGTGGAGTTGTCGGACCGGATGACGCACCGGCCGAACCAGTTGTCGGGCGGGCAGCGCCAGCGCGTCGCTATCGCCCGGGCGCTCGTGAACAACCCCTCAATCCTGCTGGCCGACGAGCCGACGGGCAACCTGGATTCGAAGACCGGCGCCGAAATCATGGCGCTCTTCGACAAATTGTCGGCTGCGGGCAACACCATCATTCTCGTGACGCACGAAGCCGACATCGCCGCGCACGCGCGGCGCGTCGTGCACATCCGCGATGGCAGGGTCGAAACCGACGCCAGCCGGGCGGCATAG
- a CDS encoding prepilin-type N-terminal cleavage/methylation domain-containing protein, giving the protein MKPFPRRTAGFTLIEVVIIVAVLAILAAAITPMMLQQLVDARVTASRSNAKLVYEAMAGTSDVKGSYGFLGDMGRLPARPDELITLPAGAPRYDGARTFRGVGVGWKGPYLAVGESKERFLADGWGRPYQITPYGQVRSAGPDGVYDTEDDIVYPPEPPRISGRVMVTVKREDIGGEGSAVDPTGYQVRLYYSNNGQEAFLSATVAPFVFDNVHPGLHAIAVVRTSSNQVVAQDTIEVPANSTKLVELFFRP; this is encoded by the coding sequence ATGAAGCCCTTCCCGCGTCGCACCGCCGGCTTCACCCTGATCGAGGTCGTCATCATCGTGGCCGTCCTTGCCATCCTCGCGGCCGCGATCACCCCGATGATGCTCCAGCAACTGGTCGACGCCAGGGTGACCGCGTCCAGATCGAACGCGAAGCTCGTGTACGAGGCAATGGCCGGGACGAGCGACGTCAAGGGCAGTTACGGGTTCCTGGGTGACATGGGGCGCCTTCCTGCCAGGCCCGACGAACTGATCACGCTGCCGGCCGGCGCTCCCCGGTACGATGGAGCGAGAACATTCCGCGGCGTGGGCGTGGGCTGGAAGGGACCTTATCTGGCCGTCGGGGAGAGCAAGGAACGATTCCTGGCGGACGGTTGGGGCCGCCCGTACCAGATTACCCCGTACGGCCAGGTCCGCAGCGCGGGACCTGATGGCGTGTACGACACCGAAGACGATATCGTCTATCCTCCCGAACCGCCGCGGATCAGCGGCCGCGTCATGGTCACCGTCAAGCGGGAAGACATCGGGGGCGAGGGTTCGGCCGTGGATCCGACTGGCTACCAGGTGCGGCTCTACTATTCGAACAATGGACAGGAAGCGTTCCTGTCGGCCACCGTGGCGCCTTTTGTCTTCGACAACGTCCACCCGGGTCTGCACGCAATCGCGGTCGTGCGCACCAGCAGCAACCAGGTCGTTGCCCAGGACACGATTGAGGTTCCCGCCAACAGCACAAAGCTCGTCGAGTTGTTCTTCCGCCCGTAG
- a CDS encoding type II secretion system F family protein: protein MPDFAYVAVGPDGERVEGTASASSEDALAKMLRAQDRFLVTANPAESDTIDLASVRVFERISRRDIIFFTTQLSTIVSNGVLLVDGLADIERQASTLVLKRITADVRRDIENGLPLSSALERHPVAFDELYVNIVRAGEATGRVGRALDDLAAQQEWQDDLAARIREATTYPLIVVGLLSILLVVLVGFTIPQFTRLYQNINAKLELPLATRIVQIGATSIASNWYVILALISLAYVWYRFRVQTPDGAIVMARRTLHVPVLGDAVRKIALSRFAHYFGTLHEAGLEVVPTLALIERVIGNAYLSSRFRLAANRVIAGEPLSGALTAVGEFPPVVIQMLSLGEKTGEVSTSLEQVRRYYDREVDRSVKRALTLFGPIALVGLASIFVLIAVAFYLPMFNLARAIRP from the coding sequence ATGCCGGATTTTGCCTACGTCGCAGTCGGGCCTGATGGCGAACGGGTCGAGGGCACCGCATCGGCGTCCAGCGAAGACGCGCTGGCGAAGATGCTGCGGGCCCAGGACCGGTTCCTCGTCACGGCCAACCCGGCCGAATCCGACACGATCGACCTCGCCAGCGTCCGGGTGTTCGAACGCATCAGCAGGCGCGACATCATCTTCTTCACCACCCAGCTGTCCACCATCGTCTCGAACGGCGTCCTTCTGGTTGACGGCCTGGCGGACATCGAACGGCAGGCGTCGACGCTCGTGCTCAAGCGCATCACGGCCGACGTCCGGCGGGACATCGAGAACGGATTGCCGCTGTCGTCCGCGCTCGAGCGGCACCCGGTGGCCTTTGACGAGCTGTACGTGAACATCGTCCGCGCCGGCGAGGCGACGGGAAGAGTCGGCCGCGCCCTCGACGACCTGGCGGCGCAACAGGAATGGCAGGACGACCTCGCGGCCCGCATTCGCGAGGCGACGACGTACCCGTTGATCGTCGTCGGTCTGCTGAGCATCCTGCTGGTCGTGCTCGTCGGATTCACCATTCCCCAGTTCACCCGGCTCTATCAGAACATCAACGCGAAGCTCGAACTGCCGCTGGCCACGCGGATTGTGCAGATTGGCGCCACCAGCATCGCGTCGAACTGGTATGTCATCCTCGCCCTCATCAGCCTGGCATACGTGTGGTACCGCTTCAGGGTCCAGACGCCAGACGGCGCCATCGTGATGGCGAGGAGGACGCTCCATGTCCCCGTGCTGGGGGATGCCGTGCGCAAGATTGCGCTGTCGCGATTCGCGCACTATTTCGGCACCCTGCACGAAGCGGGCCTCGAAGTCGTGCCCACTCTCGCGCTGATCGAACGCGTGATCGGCAACGCGTACTTGTCATCCCGGTTCCGGCTGGCCGCCAATCGCGTCATCGCCGGCGAGCCGCTGTCGGGGGCGCTCACCGCTGTCGGCGAGTTTCCACCCGTCGTCATCCAGATGCTGTCGCTCGGCGAGAAGACCGGGGAGGTGTCGACGTCGCTCGAACAGGTGCGCCGGTACTACGATCGTGAGGTCGATCGATCGGTCAAGCGCGCCTTGACGCTGTTCGGCCCGATCGCGCTGGTGGGGCTGGCCAGCATCTTCGTGCTCATCGCCGTGGCGTTCTACCTGCCGATGTTCAACCTCGCCAGAGCCATCCGCCCATGA
- a CDS encoding GspE/PulE family protein — translation MIGQLLVATRAITQDQLDQALTEQRRTGALLAEVLVSLSFVSDETLATALAQEACVPYQSLDGATPEPDAVRLVPESLARRSMVLPLSRTSIQLRVAQADPFDVMAIDQLQRTTDLPVDVVCAPRSAIIRLLDAVYGPSTGSRLKELVSEALVLINNPWREVATEDSPIVKLIDTIIEHAVGAGASDLHLEPEEQNIHVRHRVDGVLAHVDMLPKALQSPIVSRLKILAGLDISEQRLPQEGRITRTVAGRAVDFRVSSFPTVFGEKVAIRILEKDKLVRGLGELGLNRRNLILMKDLLSRSRGIVLVTGPTGAGKTTTLYSALNVLGGREKNIMTVEDPVEYEFPSIRQTQVRPRAGLTFATAIRSLLRQDPDVIMIGEIRDPETAQLAVRAALSGVLVFSTLHTQDAAGAVPRLMDMGVEPYLLASAMAGVVAQRLVRLICPNCKAPASYTADELAKVNISPSDGVTFYRGTGCDLCDHSGYRGRTGVSEILMIDPAIHELIRQRADSRLIKEAATRAGFKSLQDDALSKAVLGYTTLEDVLRVRAE, via the coding sequence ATGATCGGCCAGTTGCTCGTCGCCACTCGTGCGATCACCCAGGATCAGCTGGATCAGGCCCTCACTGAACAGCGCCGCACCGGCGCGCTCCTTGCCGAGGTGCTCGTGTCGCTGAGCTTCGTCAGCGACGAGACGCTCGCCACCGCGTTGGCCCAGGAAGCCTGCGTGCCCTACCAGTCGCTTGACGGCGCGACGCCCGAACCTGACGCCGTCAGGCTCGTGCCCGAGAGCCTGGCCCGCCGGTCGATGGTGCTTCCCCTGTCACGGACGTCGATCCAGTTGCGCGTCGCCCAGGCGGACCCGTTCGACGTGATGGCCATCGACCAGTTGCAGCGAACAACCGACCTGCCTGTCGACGTGGTGTGCGCCCCGCGCAGCGCCATCATCCGCCTCCTCGACGCCGTGTACGGACCCTCCACAGGCAGCCGACTGAAGGAGCTGGTCAGCGAAGCCCTCGTCCTGATCAACAATCCCTGGCGCGAGGTGGCCACCGAGGATTCGCCGATCGTCAAGCTGATCGACACCATCATCGAACACGCCGTCGGTGCCGGGGCCTCGGATCTGCACCTCGAACCGGAAGAGCAGAACATTCATGTTCGCCACCGCGTGGACGGCGTGCTGGCCCACGTCGACATGCTGCCAAAGGCGCTGCAGTCGCCCATCGTCAGTCGTCTCAAGATCCTGGCCGGCCTCGACATCTCGGAACAACGCCTGCCGCAGGAAGGCCGAATCACGCGGACGGTGGCGGGGCGTGCGGTGGACTTCCGTGTGTCGTCGTTTCCGACGGTGTTCGGCGAGAAAGTGGCCATCCGCATTCTCGAGAAGGACAAGCTGGTCCGGGGCCTCGGGGAACTCGGGCTCAACCGGCGCAATCTCATCCTGATGAAGGACCTGCTCAGCCGGTCGCGCGGTATCGTGCTCGTGACCGGCCCGACGGGCGCCGGGAAGACGACCACGCTCTACTCCGCGCTCAACGTGCTCGGCGGTCGCGAGAAGAACATCATGACCGTCGAGGATCCGGTCGAATACGAGTTCCCGTCGATCCGCCAGACGCAGGTCCGTCCGCGCGCCGGGTTGACGTTCGCCACCGCCATCCGATCGCTTCTGCGGCAGGACCCCGACGTCATCATGATCGGCGAGATCCGCGACCCCGAAACGGCCCAGCTGGCCGTGCGCGCGGCGCTCTCCGGCGTGCTGGTCTTCAGCACCCTGCACACGCAGGATGCGGCCGGCGCCGTGCCGCGTCTGATGGACATGGGCGTCGAACCGTATCTGCTCGCCTCCGCGATGGCCGGGGTCGTCGCCCAGCGGCTCGTCCGCCTCATCTGCCCGAACTGCAAGGCGCCCGCATCCTACACAGCCGACGAACTGGCCAAGGTCAACATCAGCCCGTCAGACGGCGTGACCTTCTACCGTGGCACCGGCTGCGACCTTTGCGATCATTCGGGCTACCGCGGACGCACGGGGGTCTCGGAGATCCTGATGATCGATCCGGCGATCCACGAGCTGATCCGGCAGCGCGCCGATTCCCGCCTGATCAAGGAAGCCGCCACGCGCGCCGGGTTCAAATCGCTGCAGGACGATGCGCTGTCGAAGGCCGTGCTCGGGTACACGACCCTTGAAGACGTGCTGCGGGTGAGAGCCGAGTAG
- a CDS encoding sigma-54 dependent transcriptional regulator — MFHVLVIDDDEQMQFFLGEALRRQGYAVTPAKTAEEGLQALKTDSADLILLDIRLPGMSGLEAVEEILKIDPRVPVIIMTAHGTRDSAIDAIRRGAYDYFTKPFRLEEMEIVIRRAIEKRKLHFEIERLREELATVPGHGWAASVSRAMNEVMHLIDRAAPTDSTVLILGESGVGKELVAESIHERSTRKHRPFVRLNCAAIPETLLESELFGYERGAFTGAQARKPGKFELADGGTLLLDEIGDMTLATQAKILRVLQSRQVERVGGTSTINVDVRIIASTNMDLLRNVREGTFRDDLYFRLNVITINVPPLRERREEIPALVEFFLAEANKRLGRIIRRTSSDAMAALMTYDWPGNIRELKNAIERAAVVTDGEVITLSSLPQPIRPAGVGLVAGTASQQWETSGTVSLDERIAQLERAFVIEALSRTGGVQAQAARLLGITERSMWHLVKKHKIEIDKIKERTQA; from the coding sequence ATGTTCCATGTCCTGGTGATCGACGACGACGAACAGATGCAGTTCTTTCTCGGCGAGGCATTGCGCCGCCAGGGTTACGCCGTGACGCCGGCGAAGACAGCCGAAGAGGGGCTTCAAGCACTGAAGACCGATTCGGCCGACCTGATCCTGCTGGACATTCGTCTGCCCGGCATGAGCGGGCTCGAGGCGGTCGAGGAGATTCTGAAGATCGATCCCCGGGTGCCGGTCATCATCATGACCGCCCACGGCACGCGCGACAGCGCCATCGACGCGATCCGCCGCGGGGCGTACGACTACTTCACGAAGCCATTCCGTCTCGAGGAGATGGAAATCGTCATCCGCCGCGCCATCGAGAAGCGGAAGCTGCACTTCGAAATCGAGCGGTTGCGCGAGGAACTCGCGACCGTGCCCGGACACGGCTGGGCGGCGTCGGTCTCGCGGGCGATGAACGAAGTGATGCACCTGATCGACCGGGCTGCCCCGACCGACTCGACGGTGCTGATCCTCGGCGAGAGCGGAGTCGGCAAGGAACTGGTGGCCGAGTCGATCCATGAACGCTCGACGCGGAAGCACCGGCCGTTCGTGCGTCTCAACTGCGCGGCCATCCCCGAGACGCTCCTCGAATCAGAGTTGTTCGGGTACGAGCGCGGTGCGTTCACCGGCGCGCAGGCCCGCAAGCCCGGCAAGTTCGAGCTGGCCGACGGCGGCACGCTGCTGCTCGACGAGATCGGCGACATGACCCTGGCGACGCAGGCCAAGATCCTCCGCGTCCTCCAGAGCCGCCAGGTGGAACGGGTCGGCGGCACCTCGACGATCAATGTGGATGTCCGCATCATTGCCTCGACCAACATGGACCTGTTGCGCAACGTCCGCGAGGGCACGTTCCGCGACGACCTCTACTTCCGGCTGAACGTCATCACGATCAACGTGCCGCCGCTGCGCGAGCGCCGCGAGGAGATTCCCGCGCTGGTCGAATTCTTTCTGGCCGAAGCCAACAAGCGGCTCGGCCGGATCATCAGGCGCACCTCGTCGGACGCGATGGCCGCGTTGATGACCTACGACTGGCCGGGCAACATCCGCGAGTTGAAGAACGCCATCGAGCGCGCGGCGGTGGTGACCGACGGTGAGGTCATTACGCTCAGCAGTCTGCCTCAGCCGATTCGCCCGGCCGGCGTCGGCCTGGTGGCGGGCACGGCGTCCCAGCAGTGGGAGACGTCAGGCACCGTGTCGCTCGACGAACGGATCGCGCAACTCGAGCGCGCGTTTGTCATCGAGGCGTTGTCGCGAACGGGCGGCGTCCAGGCCCAGGCCGCGCGGCTGCTGGGGATCACCGAGCGCAGCATGTGGCACCTCGTGAAGAAGCACAAGATCGAGATCGACAAGATCAAGGAGCGGACACAGGCCTGA